Genomic segment of Methanoculleus taiwanensis:
GCTACGGCCGCCGTTCCAACTGCCGCCGCTGCCTCTACAAGGTTCCCCGCCAGGCAGATCTCGCCTGCGGAAACTGGGGTGTCATCGGCGACAAGGCCGGCAAGGCAACCTTCATCGAGGTCTGCTCCGAGAAGGGCGCAGAACTCCTGAACAAAGCGGTGGCTGCCGGTGCCGTCAAGGCCGAAGCGGCGAACCCCAAGGGTATCGAGATCCGCGGCAAGGTCGAGAACGCGATGCTCAAACTCGGCAATAACTGGCGAAAGGAAGACTTCGAAACGCTCAGCTCCGATCTCTGGGGCACCATCGGCCGCGAGACAGCCCGGTGCATCAAGTGCTACTCCTGCATTGAGAACTGCCCGGTCTGCTTCCCGGCTGCACAGGAACTCAAAGGAAACTCCAGGATGGTCACCTCAGGAGAGATTCCGCCAAATCCGATGTTCCACCTCCGGCGGTTTGCGCACATCTCCGACTCCTGCGTCAACTGCGGCCAGTGCGAGGAACTCTGCCCGATGGATATCCCGCTTGCGCTCTTCTCCCATGCCATCAGGACCGAGGGTGACAGTGCATTCGAGCCCAAGCTCGGGCGAGCATCCTACACCAACTAACTCATTTTTTCAGACTGCAATCAGTCCGACACCATTTCAGGGGCGCATTGGCATATAAACCCATATTGTACGCCTAAACGGCGATCAGACCGACAATTCCCGGTATTCTGCCGATCTCCAGGGAAGAGGGGCATTGTAGCCCACCGTTATTCATCAAAACCACCGAAGTTAACCAATATAATTAAATAAACCTAACCCAGAACTCTATGTATCCGAGGTTTTACCATGGAGTTCAAGTATGTACAGACCACGTGCCCGTACTGCGGCACGGGATGCAGTTTCAACCTCGTGGTGAAGGACGGCAAGGTCGCCGGCACGGCGCCCTACCAGCGTTCACCCGTCAACGAGGGAAAGGTCTGCCCGAAGGGCACCTATGCACATGAGTTCGTGAACAGCCCCGACCGGCTCACCAAGCCCCTCATCAAGAAGGACGGCCAGTTCGTCGAGGCAACCTGGGACGAGGCCTACGACCTGATCGCCCAGAAGCTCAAGTCCTACAAGCCCGACGAGCTTGCCTGTCTCTCGTCCGCCCGTACCTCTAACGAGGACAACTACGCTCTGATGAAGTTCGCCCGCGGTGCCCTGAAGACCCGGCACATCGACCACTGCGCCCGGCTCTGCCACGCATCCACCGTCGCCGGCCTCGCCGCATCCTTCGGCTCC
This window contains:
- a CDS encoding molybdopterin-dependent oxidoreductase → MEFKYVQTTCPYCGTGCSFNLVVKDGKVAGTAPYQRSPVNEGKVCPKGTYAHEFVNSPDRLTKPLIKKDGQFVEATWDEAYDLIAQKLKSYKPDELACLSSARTSNEDNYALMKFARGALKTRHIDHCARLCHASTVAGLAASFGS
- a CDS encoding Coenzyme F420 hydrogenase/dehydrogenase, beta subunit C-terminal domain, with product MAAQGDMVYAWAADADVLKKGECGGAITALQQYALTSGMVDAVLAVKKGQDLYDAVPTLITDPADLAQTAGSLHCGTLLLSKVVKNYLDSNKTARIGVTVKGCDLMGLIELAKRDAVDLDRLLLLGVNCGGSVSPVAARKMIAEKFEVDPDAVHKEEIDKGQFIIEYEGGHKGIKIDELEEEGYGRRSNCRRCLYKVPRQADLACGNWGVIGDKAGKATFIEVCSEKGAELLNKAVAAGAVKAEAANPKGIEIRGKVENAMLKLGNNWRKEDFETLSSDLWGTIGRETARCIKCYSCIENCPVCFPAAQELKGNSRMVTSGEIPPNPMFHLRRFAHISDSCVNCGQCEELCPMDIPLALFSHAIRTEGDSAFEPKLGRASYTN